From Streptomyces yatensis, one genomic window encodes:
- a CDS encoding NADP-dependent oxidoreductase has translation MDINHRMVLAARPEGEVKDTDFTLTTAEIPAPGEGQVVVKVDLISIDPAMRSWMNPGASYVPPVELGAVMRAGGIGTVIASRHPAYAVGDELYGAFGVQEYALSDGTGLHKIDTSIAPRTTYLGALGITGLTAYFGLFDVARIRQGDTVVVSGAGGAVGSMVGQIAKITGCRAIGIAGGPEKCRTLVETIGFDAAIDYKSDDVRKALREYAPGGVDVYFDNVGGPILDAVLTRLARGARVVICGAMSQYNDQRPKGPANYMSLLVNRASMTGMVVFDYEDRYPEATRQLAQWLAEAKLTSAEHVVEGGLKDFPGLLRGLFTGVNTGKLILQL, from the coding sequence ATGGACATCAATCACCGGATGGTGCTCGCCGCACGCCCCGAAGGCGAGGTGAAGGACACCGACTTCACCCTCACCACCGCTGAGATACCCGCACCGGGCGAGGGGCAGGTCGTCGTCAAGGTCGACCTCATCTCCATCGACCCGGCGATGCGGAGCTGGATGAACCCGGGCGCGTCCTACGTGCCCCCCGTGGAGCTCGGCGCCGTCATGAGGGCCGGCGGGATCGGCACGGTCATCGCGTCCCGGCACCCCGCATACGCGGTCGGCGACGAGCTCTACGGAGCCTTCGGCGTTCAGGAGTACGCACTGTCCGACGGCACGGGCCTGCACAAGATCGACACCTCGATCGCACCGAGGACGACGTACCTCGGTGCGCTTGGCATCACCGGCCTCACCGCCTACTTCGGCCTCTTCGACGTCGCCCGCATACGGCAGGGCGACACCGTCGTGGTCTCGGGCGCGGGGGGTGCCGTCGGCAGCATGGTGGGTCAGATCGCCAAGATCACCGGCTGCCGCGCCATCGGTATCGCGGGTGGCCCGGAGAAGTGCCGGACCCTGGTCGAAACGATCGGCTTCGACGCGGCCATCGACTACAAGAGCGACGACGTGCGGAAGGCCTTGCGCGAGTACGCCCCCGGCGGCGTGGATGTGTACTTCGACAACGTCGGCGGCCCGATCCTGGACGCGGTGCTGACCAGGCTCGCACGCGGGGCACGCGTCGTCATCTGCGGCGCGATGTCCCAATACAACGACCAGCGCCCGAAGGGCCCGGCGAACTACATGTCGCTGCTCGTGAACCGGGCGTCGATGACCGGCATGGTCGTATTCGACTACGAGGACCGCTATCCCGAGGCGACCCGGCAACTCGCCCAGTGGCTTGCGGAAGCCAAGCTGACCTCGGCCGAGCACGTGGTGGAAGGCGGCCTCAAGGACTTCCCGGGCCTGCTTCGGGGCCTGTTCACCGGGGTCAACACCGGAAAGCTGATCCTTCAGCTGTAG
- a CDS encoding flavin reductase family protein — MAESENEPLTSAFREVMAGVATPVTVVTAMDGRRPHGTTVSAFASLSMRPPMVLIALDRRSELLALITSSLRFGVNVLGHGQSALALAFARKGGAGRFTGVSWEVDWGVPRLSAAPGWLACEMADVVEGGDHVIALGNVLATRAAEGAPLTYHARAFGTHVALA, encoded by the coding sequence ATGGCCGAATCCGAGAATGAGCCGCTGACCTCTGCCTTCCGCGAGGTGATGGCCGGTGTGGCCACACCGGTGACCGTCGTCACCGCGATGGACGGACGACGGCCGCACGGCACCACGGTCAGCGCTTTCGCGTCGTTGTCGATGCGACCTCCCATGGTCCTGATCGCCCTCGACCGTCGTTCCGAACTCCTGGCGCTGATCACGTCGTCACTGCGGTTCGGAGTCAATGTCCTGGGGCACGGGCAATCCGCGCTGGCGCTGGCCTTTGCCCGCAAGGGAGGCGCCGGAAGGTTCACCGGCGTGTCCTGGGAGGTGGATTGGGGCGTCCCCCGGCTGTCCGCCGCCCCCGGCTGGCTGGCCTGCGAGATGGCGGATGTGGTCGAGGGAGGAGACCACGTGATCGCCCTGGGCAACGTCCTGGCGACCCGAGCCGCCGAGGGTGCCCCGCTCACCTACCACGCCCGGGCCTTCGGCACCCATGTCGCGCTGGCATAG
- a CDS encoding winged helix-turn-helix transcriptional regulator, which translates to MTDTPEAQPPDSRGDDSVTRTLNLVGERWTMLILREAFFGVHRYGQFAQNLGIPRPTLSNRLGKLVDVGLLTRERYAGGPIRSDYEYRLTQAGLDLFPAIQILMEWGNTYLPDEPAGSGSKVAWTHDVCGSPTHPRLTCDQCGEPVTAHNVHLTGDTP; encoded by the coding sequence GTGACGGACACCCCTGAGGCGCAGCCCCCGGATTCGCGCGGCGACGACTCGGTCACGCGGACCCTCAATCTGGTCGGCGAGCGCTGGACGATGCTGATCCTCCGCGAAGCGTTCTTCGGTGTCCACCGTTACGGACAGTTCGCCCAGAACCTGGGCATTCCGCGCCCCACTCTGTCGAACCGGCTCGGCAAGCTCGTGGACGTCGGCCTGCTGACCCGGGAGCGCTACGCGGGCGGTCCGATCCGCAGCGACTACGAATACCGCCTCACCCAGGCCGGCCTCGATCTCTTCCCGGCGATCCAGATCTTGATGGAATGGGGCAATACCTACCTCCCGGACGAGCCGGCGGGCAGCGGATCCAAGGTGGCCTGGACACACGACGTATGCGGATCGCCCACGCATCCGAGGCTGACCTGCGACCAGTGCGGGGAACCGGTCACCGCGCACAATGTGCACCTCACGGGCGATACGCCCTGA
- a CDS encoding EamA family transporter translates to MNAPQSPEALPAHRSRHAGAAAGLLMAATSMSTVQLGSALTVPLFGQLGALGTAGLRLGWAGLILLVAIRPRPRDFGSRDLHACMVLGLVTAGMMVLFMQAIARLPLGTASALEFLGPLTVSLFGPRKGRLLWAAAAATGVVLLTEPWHGGADLVGVGSALLAAACWAAYILLTQRVGDRVTGLKGLAVSMPVAAVLGLTLAAPDLAGRLTWSPLWTMLALAVLSPVIPFALEFLALRRLTASAFGTLMSLEPAIALMVGLLVLGQRPGAAATLGLVLVVVASVGATRAGARPAASAKEVLASSACV, encoded by the coding sequence ATGAACGCTCCCCAATCGCCCGAGGCCCTTCCTGCCCACCGCTCGCGCCATGCCGGCGCCGCGGCCGGTCTGCTCATGGCCGCCACCTCGATGTCCACCGTGCAGCTCGGATCGGCGCTGACCGTTCCGCTGTTCGGACAGCTCGGCGCGCTGGGCACCGCGGGGCTGCGCCTGGGCTGGGCGGGGCTGATTCTGCTGGTCGCCATCCGCCCCCGGCCCCGTGACTTCGGCTCCCGGGATCTTCATGCCTGCATGGTGCTCGGTCTCGTGACCGCCGGAATGATGGTCTTGTTCATGCAGGCGATCGCCCGTCTCCCGCTGGGGACCGCAAGCGCACTGGAATTCCTGGGACCGCTCACCGTCTCCCTCTTCGGCCCGAGGAAGGGACGCCTCCTGTGGGCGGCCGCGGCGGCGACGGGCGTCGTGCTGCTGACCGAACCCTGGCATGGCGGCGCCGACCTGGTAGGAGTGGGGAGCGCGCTGCTCGCCGCGGCGTGCTGGGCCGCCTACATCCTGCTGACCCAACGGGTCGGTGATCGCGTCACCGGGCTGAAGGGACTGGCTGTCTCCATGCCGGTCGCGGCGGTGCTGGGGCTGACCCTCGCCGCCCCGGACCTCGCCGGACGCCTCACGTGGTCACCGCTGTGGACCATGCTGGCCCTGGCGGTGCTCAGCCCCGTCATCCCCTTCGCTCTGGAGTTTCTCGCCCTGCGCCGTCTGACCGCGTCCGCGTTCGGCACTCTGATGAGCCTTGAACCCGCCATCGCCCTCATGGTCGGTCTGCTCGTTCTCGGCCAGCGCCCCGGGGCGGCGGCGACACTGGGCCTGGTGCTCGTGGTCGTGGCCAGCGTCGGTGCCACCCGCGCCGGTGCCCGTCCCGCGGCATCCGCCAAAGAGGTACTGGCTTCTTCGGCCTGCGTCTGA
- a CDS encoding flavodoxin family protein, with product MTTPVVSIAYHSGYGHTAVIAEAVRAGAAEAGAEVHLIKVDEITDEQWETLDRSDAIVFGSPTYMGTASGAFHVFAEASSKRWFQLAWRDKLAAGFTNSASKSGDKLHTLQFFQILAGQHGMHWVNLGLHPGWNSSTASENDLNRLGVFAGAAAQTNSDEGPEAVHKADVATAGHLGRRVTETAKVFARGSAAA from the coding sequence GTGACCACCCCTGTAGTGTCCATCGCGTACCACTCCGGCTACGGCCACACCGCCGTGATCGCCGAGGCCGTCCGCGCCGGCGCCGCCGAGGCCGGCGCCGAGGTGCACCTGATCAAGGTGGACGAGATCACCGACGAGCAGTGGGAGACGCTGGACCGCTCCGACGCGATCGTCTTCGGTTCGCCGACGTACATGGGCACCGCGTCCGGCGCCTTCCACGTGTTCGCCGAGGCGTCCTCCAAGCGCTGGTTCCAGCTGGCCTGGAGGGACAAGCTGGCGGCGGGCTTCACCAACTCCGCCTCGAAGAGTGGCGACAAGCTGCACACCCTGCAGTTCTTCCAGATCCTCGCCGGCCAGCACGGCATGCACTGGGTCAACCTCGGCCTGCACCCCGGCTGGAACAGCAGCACGGCATCCGAGAACGACCTCAACCGCCTCGGCGTCTTCGCGGGCGCGGCCGCCCAGACCAACAGCGACGAGGGCCCGGAGGCCGTTCACAAGGCCGATGTGGCCACGGCCGGACACCTGGGCCGCCGGGTGACCGAGACCGCCAAGGTGTTCGCGCGGGGGAGTGCCGCCGCGTAG
- a CDS encoding LLM class F420-dependent oxidoreductase: MRRRSLGVVLPYWLDRPDLEALGIAHQASACGFERLWLGEMATFDVFALATAVATSTSIPRLTAGPLAVGVRSPVAIAMGAASVATLTGTPVDVALGASSPHIVSDWHDRSWSGNPQRTRESVAVLRELLDGGRAAFSGRHIRTRGFRLRRPQPDATISVAAFGPRMTRVAAETADEVVLNLVAPEHIARVRASIDAIADARGLPAPRLAVWVTCSVEPHPATYHQLASQLAVYLRPPGYGEMFTALGFGGLVRKARSAADRHALVAEIPPELPAAVGAIGSGPEVLRRIESYFNAGADHIGLVPTTADDPDGAKTLAFIREHAADLVSGPIGAKRSADGDGIRSPGDGHP, from the coding sequence GTGAGGCGGCGATCGCTCGGCGTGGTGCTTCCGTACTGGCTGGACCGGCCCGACCTGGAAGCGCTCGGGATCGCCCACCAGGCGAGTGCATGCGGCTTCGAGCGGCTGTGGCTCGGCGAGATGGCCACCTTCGACGTGTTCGCCCTCGCCACCGCCGTCGCCACCAGCACCTCGATCCCCCGGCTGACGGCCGGCCCCCTCGCCGTCGGCGTGCGCTCCCCCGTCGCCATCGCCATGGGGGCCGCCAGCGTCGCCACGCTGACGGGCACACCCGTGGATGTGGCACTGGGAGCGTCCAGCCCGCACATCGTCTCCGACTGGCACGACCGCAGCTGGAGCGGCAACCCGCAGCGCACCAGGGAATCGGTCGCGGTGCTGCGCGAACTCCTCGATGGAGGACGGGCCGCCTTCTCCGGCCGGCACATCCGCACACGGGGCTTCCGGCTGCGCCGGCCACAACCGGACGCCACGATCAGCGTCGCGGCGTTCGGGCCACGTATGACACGTGTCGCGGCGGAGACCGCGGACGAGGTCGTGCTGAACCTGGTGGCGCCGGAACACATCGCCCGGGTCCGCGCGTCGATCGACGCCATCGCCGACGCCCGCGGGCTGCCCGCACCACGGCTCGCGGTGTGGGTCACCTGTTCCGTCGAACCGCATCCGGCCACCTACCACCAGCTCGCCTCGCAGCTGGCCGTGTACCTCCGCCCACCGGGATACGGCGAGATGTTCACCGCACTGGGCTTCGGCGGCCTCGTCCGCAAGGCCCGTTCCGCCGCCGACCGCCATGCGCTCGTCGCGGAGATTCCCCCCGAGCTTCCGGCGGCCGTCGGCGCGATCGGCTCAGGCCCTGAAGTACTGCGACGCATCGAGAGCTACTTCAACGCCGGCGCCGACCACATCGGGCTGGTGCCCACGACGGCGGACGACCCCGACGGTGCCAAGACCCTGGCTTTCATCAGGGAACATGCCGCGGACCTCGTCTCGGGGCCGATCGGGGCGAAGCGGTCGGCCGACGGAGACGGGATACGATCACCCGGTGACGGACACCCCTGA
- a CDS encoding ArsR/SmtB family transcription factor — MLNHEERLDLVFRALGDRTRRALVERLIRGPASVSELAAPLTMSLAAVVQHLQVLETAGIVRSEKVGRVRTCRIEPEALRAGESWLGRQRTTWETRLDDLGDFLAEPGPSEGTTS; from the coding sequence GTGCTTAACCATGAAGAGCGACTGGACCTGGTCTTCCGGGCTCTGGGTGATCGGACCCGACGTGCGCTGGTCGAGCGGCTGATTCGCGGACCCGCCTCGGTGAGCGAGCTCGCCGCGCCGCTGACCATGTCGCTCGCCGCGGTCGTCCAGCACCTTCAGGTGCTGGAAACCGCCGGGATCGTCCGGTCGGAGAAGGTCGGCCGGGTCCGCACCTGCCGGATCGAACCGGAGGCCCTGCGGGCCGGCGAAAGCTGGCTCGGGCGGCAGCGCACCACCTGGGAGACCAGGCTCGACGACCTCGGCGACTTCCTCGCCGAGCCGGGCCCATCAGAAGGGACCACATCATGA
- a CDS encoding helix-turn-helix transcriptional regulator, which yields MSAGRLLSLLLLLQSRGRISAPGIAGELGVSVRTAYRDLARLQAAGVPVYAEPGRGGGYQLLDGYRTRLTGMTEGEARALFFAGLPGPAADLGLAAEVTAARLKLLAALPTQLREEAARTAAVFHLDAPGWYRDPEPAPQLALFVDALLTGRAVEVRYRRWRAPQEVSRRLRPYGLVLKSGNWYLVAAGESRIATYRVAQVLDAVLSDERFERPRGFDLGAYWASYLDDFQARRHTGTATIRLSPRGRRRLPDNVPAEVVRAVDSTATAVGHDGWVEAVIPTESIDHACGELLRLGIDVEVVAPAELRQAMAATVGVLARAYGLH from the coding sequence ATGTCCGCAGGCCGATTGCTGTCGCTGCTGTTGTTGTTGCAATCCCGTGGCCGCATCTCGGCCCCCGGGATCGCCGGTGAACTGGGGGTATCCGTACGGACCGCCTACCGTGACCTGGCGCGTCTGCAGGCCGCCGGGGTCCCGGTCTACGCGGAGCCCGGTCGCGGGGGCGGCTATCAGCTGCTCGATGGCTATCGCACCCGGCTCACCGGGATGACCGAGGGCGAGGCACGGGCGCTGTTCTTCGCCGGACTGCCCGGGCCCGCCGCCGACCTGGGCCTCGCGGCGGAGGTGACGGCGGCACGGCTGAAGCTCCTGGCCGCGCTGCCGACGCAGCTGCGCGAGGAGGCGGCGCGGACCGCGGCGGTGTTCCACCTGGACGCTCCCGGCTGGTACCGGGACCCCGAACCGGCGCCGCAGCTGGCCCTGTTCGTCGACGCGCTGCTCACCGGGCGTGCGGTGGAGGTGCGCTATCGCCGCTGGCGCGCGCCGCAGGAGGTGAGCCGCCGCCTACGTCCCTACGGCCTGGTGCTCAAATCCGGAAACTGGTACCTCGTGGCCGCGGGGGAGAGCCGGATCGCGACCTACCGGGTCGCCCAAGTCCTCGACGCGGTGCTGAGCGACGAGCGGTTCGAGCGGCCGCGGGGGTTCGACCTGGGCGCGTACTGGGCGTCCTACCTCGACGATTTCCAGGCACGCCGCCACACCGGCACCGCCACCATCCGCCTGTCCCCGAGGGGACGCCGGCGTCTGCCCGACAACGTCCCCGCGGAGGTGGTGCGGGCGGTCGACTCCACCGCGACCGCCGTCGGCCACGACGGATGGGTCGAGGCCGTGATCCCGACCGAGAGCATCGACCACGCCTGCGGTGAGCTGCTGCGGCTCGGTATCGACGTCGAGGTCGTCGCGCCGGCCGAGCTGCGCCAGGCCATGGCCGCCACCGTGGGCGTACTCGCCCGGGCCTACGGACTTCACTGA
- a CDS encoding NIPSNAP family protein — protein sequence MSPTDLACRPAVIELRQYTLRPGRRDELIELFDREFVETQEETGMVVLAQFRDLDDPDRFVWLRGFEDMAARHRALTAFYGGPVWAEHGPQANATMVDSDDVLLMRPLSAGSGFAVRPSQRPGTGAPAPDRFVSATVWSFPPGRPEGIALIQDGLLPVLHTTGPAPLAVLTTETAHNTFTRLPVRTGENVAAVFTSYPDEDACRRHRAEVRAHPRGREILSGIDREQTAAPRTLRLAPTGRSLIS from the coding sequence ATGTCCCCCACCGACCTTGCCTGCCGCCCTGCCGTGATCGAGCTTCGGCAGTACACACTGCGTCCCGGCCGACGCGATGAGCTCATCGAACTGTTCGACCGGGAGTTCGTCGAAACGCAGGAGGAGACGGGGATGGTCGTGCTCGCCCAGTTTCGGGACCTCGACGATCCGGACCGCTTCGTCTGGTTGCGCGGGTTCGAGGACATGGCGGCACGGCACCGTGCGCTGACGGCCTTCTACGGCGGACCGGTGTGGGCCGAGCACGGCCCCCAGGCCAACGCCACCATGGTCGACTCCGACGACGTCCTGCTGATGCGGCCCCTGTCAGCCGGGAGCGGCTTCGCCGTCCGCCCGTCCCAGCGGCCCGGGACCGGTGCTCCGGCACCGGATCGGTTCGTGTCCGCCACCGTGTGGTCCTTCCCTCCCGGACGGCCCGAGGGCATCGCGCTCATCCAGGACGGCCTCCTCCCCGTGCTCCACACGACGGGACCCGCACCACTCGCCGTCCTGACCACCGAGACGGCGCACAACACCTTCACCAGGCTGCCGGTCCGCACCGGAGAGAACGTGGCCGCCGTCTTCACGTCCTACCCCGACGAAGATGCGTGCCGCCGGCACCGTGCCGAGGTACGGGCCCACCCCCGCGGCCGGGAGATCCTGTCGGGCATCGACAGAGAACAGACAGCGGCCCCCCGGACACTGAGACTGGCACCCACAGGCCGCTCGCTCATCTCCTGA
- a CDS encoding acyl-CoA dehydrogenase family protein yields the protein MPHTLHEADANQESLREAAERIRLQAQAAAADSERERRLSPELVDALRDSGLMRCGAPGTLGAAQAPPAVSLACAETIARGDAATGWCVSIALTSSLLAAYLPEKGAAETFGDPRAIAAGVWAPRAKARPVEGGVVVSGRWSFCSGITHADHFFGGCVLDDGRGDKDGVPTLRAVGIPAEELRILDTWQTSGLRATGSHDAVAEEVFVPDHRVLALDDGPLIDAPLYRFPIYGYFALSIAAAALGNARGAIDDLMDLAGRKVATGSRRTLAEKATTQAAVGQAEAALRAARAFFYSAIDDAWQAACTADTVGLGLRTGLRLAAAHAARTSAEVVRAMYDLGGGSAVYESSPLQRRFRDATTATAHLQVSPATWETTGRILLGLPTHVAQL from the coding sequence ATGCCCCACACGCTTCACGAGGCGGACGCGAATCAGGAAAGCCTCAGGGAGGCGGCGGAGCGCATCCGTCTCCAGGCGCAGGCGGCGGCCGCCGACAGCGAACGGGAGCGCCGGCTGAGCCCGGAGCTGGTCGACGCGCTCCGTGACTCCGGACTGATGCGTTGCGGAGCTCCCGGGACCCTCGGAGCCGCGCAGGCCCCGCCCGCCGTCTCACTCGCATGCGCCGAGACGATCGCGCGCGGCGACGCCGCCACCGGCTGGTGCGTCTCGATCGCTCTCACCAGCAGCCTGCTCGCGGCGTACCTTCCGGAGAAGGGTGCCGCCGAGACCTTCGGTGACCCGCGCGCGATCGCGGCGGGCGTGTGGGCGCCGCGGGCGAAGGCCCGCCCTGTCGAGGGAGGTGTGGTCGTCTCCGGCCGTTGGTCGTTCTGCAGCGGGATCACGCACGCGGACCACTTCTTCGGCGGCTGCGTCCTGGACGACGGCCGTGGCGACAAGGACGGTGTGCCGACGCTGCGCGCGGTCGGGATCCCGGCCGAAGAGCTACGGATACTCGACACCTGGCAGACCTCCGGCCTGCGCGCGACGGGCAGTCATGACGCCGTGGCCGAGGAGGTGTTCGTCCCCGACCACCGCGTACTGGCCCTGGACGACGGTCCGCTGATCGACGCTCCGCTCTACCGGTTCCCGATCTACGGGTACTTCGCGCTGTCCATCGCCGCGGCCGCGCTGGGCAACGCACGCGGGGCGATCGATGACCTGATGGACCTCGCGGGCCGCAAGGTGGCCACCGGCTCGCGGCGCACCCTGGCGGAGAAGGCGACCACGCAGGCCGCCGTGGGACAGGCGGAGGCCGCCCTGCGCGCCGCACGCGCCTTCTTCTACTCCGCCATCGACGACGCCTGGCAGGCGGCGTGCACCGCCGACACCGTGGGGCTCGGCCTTCGCACCGGGTTGCGGCTGGCAGCGGCCCACGCCGCGCGCACATCGGCCGAGGTCGTCCGCGCCATGTACGACCTCGGCGGCGGATCGGCGGTGTACGAGAGCTCGCCGCTCCAGCGCCGTTTCCGGGACGCGACCACCGCCACCGCCCACCTCCAGGTGAGCCCGGCCACGTGGGAGACCACCGGCCGCATCCTGCTCGGCCTCCCGACGCACGTGGCGCAGCTGTGA
- a CDS encoding LysR family transcriptional regulator, whose product METRRLQMLAELARRGSMRAVAEATGTTTSTVSQQVAALAQDMGTALIEPHGRKVRLTPAGRRLAEHAVTILAAVEAAQRDLSPDAPPTGTVRVAGFATAIRAQLLPIINGLSASHPELSILVREHEPAEALKLLANDEADLALTYDYNLAPAEPDPAVTITPLWTAPWGLGIPDHVARPSAPGAPEVFRWFRTADWIGNSRNTGDETVIRTLASMAGFTPHLTHQADNLDLVQGMIAAGMGVGLLPMGTATLPGVHLVPLTGPDVVLRAFAVARRGRDGWPPLALLTDLIIRQSARSA is encoded by the coding sequence ATGGAAACACGCCGCCTGCAGATGCTGGCCGAGCTGGCCCGGCGAGGCTCGATGCGCGCCGTGGCCGAGGCCACCGGCACCACCACCTCGACGGTTTCTCAGCAGGTCGCCGCTTTGGCTCAGGACATGGGCACGGCACTGATCGAGCCGCATGGACGCAAGGTCAGGCTCACCCCGGCGGGCCGCCGCCTGGCGGAACACGCCGTCACGATCCTCGCGGCGGTCGAGGCCGCGCAGCGGGACTTGAGCCCCGACGCCCCGCCGACCGGCACCGTGCGCGTGGCCGGCTTCGCCACCGCCATCCGAGCCCAACTGCTGCCCATCATCAACGGTTTGTCCGCCAGCCATCCTGAGCTCAGCATCCTGGTCCGTGAGCACGAACCCGCCGAAGCCCTGAAATTGCTGGCCAACGACGAGGCCGATCTCGCGCTCACCTACGACTACAACCTGGCACCGGCCGAGCCGGACCCCGCGGTCACGATCACCCCCCTGTGGACCGCTCCCTGGGGTCTGGGCATTCCTGACCACGTCGCCCGCCCCTCGGCACCGGGCGCCCCGGAGGTCTTCCGCTGGTTCCGCACGGCGGATTGGATCGGCAACTCGCGCAACACCGGTGACGAGACCGTCATCCGGACACTCGCCTCCATGGCCGGCTTCACCCCCCATCTCACCCACCAGGCGGACAACCTCGACCTCGTACAGGGCATGATCGCGGCAGGGATGGGCGTGGGACTGCTGCCGATGGGCACCGCCACATTGCCCGGTGTCCATCTGGTGCCGCTCACCGGGCCGGACGTTGTCCTGCGTGCCTTCGCCGTCGCCCGCCGGGGTCGCGACGGCTGGCCGCCGCTGGCCCTGCTGACCGACCTGATCATTCGGCAGTCAGCGCGGAGCGCATAG
- a CDS encoding SRPBCC domain-containing protein has protein sequence MTVTHTTFDLERVYPAKPPRVFAAWADPAAKARWFGSGGSHELDFRAGGRELIRGRTPDGKELAFTSVYHDIVPDQRIVYSSTLTADDTLATVSTTTIELTAEGEGTRLTLTEQATFLDGREEPSWRKQGTSDWLATLGEELRA, from the coding sequence ATGACCGTCACGCACACCACGTTCGACCTGGAACGCGTCTACCCCGCAAAACCTCCGCGAGTGTTCGCCGCCTGGGCCGATCCGGCCGCGAAGGCCCGCTGGTTCGGGTCCGGGGGCAGTCATGAACTGGACTTCCGTGCGGGTGGGCGGGAGTTGATCCGTGGCCGGACGCCGGACGGCAAGGAGCTGGCGTTCACCTCGGTGTACCACGACATCGTCCCGGATCAGCGGATCGTCTACTCCTCGACACTGACTGCCGACGACACCCTTGCCACGGTGTCGACGACCACGATCGAGCTCACCGCCGAGGGCGAGGGCACCCGGCTCACCCTGACCGAGCAGGCGACCTTCCTCGACGGCAGGGAGGAACCGAGCTGGCGGAAGCAGGGCACCAGCGACTGGCTGGCCACACTGGGCGAAGAACTCCGGGCATGA